One stretch of Euphorbia lathyris chromosome 7, ddEupLath1.1, whole genome shotgun sequence DNA includes these proteins:
- the LOC136200983 gene encoding uncharacterized protein, with protein sequence MGKPKTIDAFFKRKRIDESENITPSETIRDEHNLESQETKSEQYLPKLQRLEFEEVDIANLERDPGLRPQIWEYPINQRDEIRRAYLRMGPYQIHLEKYPLSGPEKHPRRFSAVWFKLFPSWLEYSKGKDAAYCLACYLFSKKLSGRLGADVFTVSGFNKWKKVNDGKRCAFLTHIGEDPCSTHNNAMRSCEDLLNQSQHIENVIHVQSEEKILKNRLRLRTSIDSIRWLTFQTCAFRGHDESTSSRNRGNFLEMVQILANYNDEVRKVVLENAPYNSKYTSPLIQKEILSIIAKKVREYIREEIGDSKFCIIVDESRDESKREQMAIVLRFVDSAGFIQERFLHLVHVKDTMAVTLKQEICTVLSRYSLDIQNIRGQGYDGASNMRGEWNGLRALFLKDCPYAYYVHCFAHRLQLALVAASREVFPVYHFFNDLSFIINTVCSSTKRYEELRLHRVTELEKEEEEGRGCNQIGTLKRAGDTHWGSHFFSVCSLIEMYHATSLVLLDMKKKGANFHIRGDGDGAHRKLKGFEFVFILHLMKETMGITNILCQALQQKSQDIVNAMHLVGTTKALIQKLRDDGWDSFINKVKLFCDHHHISIPDFSAPYAARRTQARGDSVATNTWDHFYRREIFYLAIDKQVLELNDRFSEEAIELLTLSSSLLPKNSYNAFNIENICRLAEKYYPMDFSDHKRINLKFQLQHFILDAPCDPNLKDLSTLAELSKVLEKTEKSKVYFLLTRLIRLLLTLPVSTATSERAFSAMKLVKTRLRNKMEDGFLANSLVVHIEREIAEKFDSDTIIDEFKSLKNRRASL encoded by the exons ATGGGTAAACCTAAGACAATTGATGCATTTTTCAAGAGAAAAAGAATTGATGAGTCCGAGAACATAACACCTTCAGAAACAATTCGAGATGAGCATAATTTAGAATCTCAAGAAACTAAATCGGAGCAATATCTTCCTAAATTGCAAAGATTAGAATTCGAGGAAGTTGACATTGCTAATTTAGAACGTGATCCGGGATTGCGTCCTCAAATTTGGGAATATCCTATTAATCAGAGAGATGAAATAAGAAGAGCTTATCTGAGAATGGGACCATATCAAATTCACCTAGAAAAGTATCCTCTTTCTGGTCCAGAAAAACATCCTCGTAGATTTTCAGCTGTATGGTTCAAACTTTTTCCTTCTTGGTTAGAATATTCTAAAGGAAAAGATGCTGCATATTGTTTAGCATGTTATCTTTTTAGCAAAAAGTTAAGTGGTCGTCTTGGGGCTGATGTGTTTACTGTTAGCGGATTTAATAAATGGAAAAAAGTTAATGATGGAAAGCGTTGTGCTTTTCTCACTCATATTGGAGAAGATCCTTGTTCAACGCATAATAATGCAATGAGAAGTTGTGAAGATCTCTTGAATCAATCTCAGCATATTGAAAATGTTATACATGTGCAGTCAGAGGAGAAAATATTGAAGAACAGATTACGTCTTCGAACCTCTATTGATTCTATTCGATGGTTGACATTTCAGACTTGTGCATTTAGGGGTCATGATGAGTCAACTAGTTCAAGAAATCGTGGAAATTTTCTTGAAATGGTTCAGATATTAGCAAATTATAATGATGAAGTAAGAAAAGTTGTTTTGGAAAATGCTCCATATAATTCAAAGTATACTTCACCATTAATTCAAAAGGAAATTCTTAGTATTATTGCAAAGAAGGTAAGAGAGTACATTCGTGAAGAAATTGGTGATTCTAAGTTTTGTATAATTGTTGATGAATCACGTGATGAATCGAAAAGAGAACAAATGGCTATTGTGTTGAGATTCGTTGACAGTGCTGGATTTATACAAGAACGGTTTCTTCATTTGGTCCATGTTAAAGATACTATGGCAGTGACTCTTAAACAAGAAATCTGTACTGTCCTTTCTAGATATAGTTTAGACATTCAAAATATTCGTGGCCAAGGGTACGATGGTGCTAGTAATATGCGTGGAGAGTGGAATGGGTTACGAGCACTATTTCTTAAGGATTGTCCATATGCCTATTATGTTCACTGTTTTGCTCACAG GTTACAACTTGCACTAGTTGCTGCTTCAAGAGAAGTATTTCCTGTTTATCACTTCTTCAATGatttatcttttattattaACACCGTTTGTAGTTCTACAAAAAGATATGAAGAGTTGAGACTTCATAGAGTGACCGAacttgaaaaagaagaagaagaaggtagagGATGCAATCAAATAGGTACTTTGAAACGAGCTGGAGATACTCATTGGGGATCTCATTTTTTCTCTGTTTGCAGTTTGATAGAAATGTATCATGCAACTTCTTTAGTTTTGCTAGACATGAAAAAAAAGGGAGCCAATTTTCATATAAGAGGAGATGGTGATGGTGCTCATAGAAAGTTAAAAGGATTTGAATTTGTGTTTATTCTACATTTGATGAAGGAGACGATGGGGATCACAAATATACTTTGTCAAGCTTTGCAACAAAAATCTCAAGATATTGTTAATGCAATGCATTTAGTTGGAACTACAAAGGCACTTATACAGAAACTTAGGGATGACGGTTGGGATTCTTTTATTAACAAAGTCAAATTATTTTGTGATCATCATCACATTAGTATTCCTGATTTCAGTGCTCCTTATGCAGCACGTCGAACTCAAGCACGGGGTGATAGTGTAGCAACAAATACATGGGATCATTTTTATAGGAGGGAAATATTTTACTTGGCAATAGACAAGCAAGTGCTAGAGTTGAACGATCGGTTTAGTGAAGAAGCTAttgaacttctaactctgagcTCGTCTTTGCTTCCTAAGAATTCTTATAATGCATTCAATATTGAGAACATTTGCAGGCTAGCAGAAAAATACTACCCTATGGATTTTTCAGACCATAAAAGAATTAATTTGAAGTTTCAACTGCAACATTTTATTCTTGATGCGCCTTGTGATCCAAATTTAAAGGATCTTTCTACATTGGCTGAACTTTCTAAAGTGCTAGAGAAGACTGAAAAATCAAAGGTATATTTTCTGCTTACAAGATTGATTCGTCTCTTACTGACACTTCCTGTTTCTACAGCCACTTCAGAACGAGCATTTTCAGCTATGAAACTAGTCAAGACAAGGCTTCGAAATAAAATGGAAGATGGATTCCTTGCTAATAGTTTGGTCGTTCATATTGAGAGAGAGATTGCTGAAAAATTTGATTCTGACACCATTATAGATGAATTCAAATCTTTGAAAAACCGTCGAGCATCACTTTAA